In bacterium, a single window of DNA contains:
- the bamA_2 gene encoding Outer membrane protein assembly factor BamA, translating into MVLKKPFALLVAGLILGWSVPALAQAGNTIEDLEELEEELAEATESQEPVLESVAAEAPTALGRVERIEIEGANRLRRSVIRRQLAFRTGESLTQSAVDRSVQLLRRLQLFDRSRDGIRIDVTPLETEAAAAPPGTQPLLVTVRVRPAREFTGLPILRSQEPYLLGATFTHWNVLGDATEVSITGYAAKKTTHVRLSITEPQLFGGHQSGSLIGTYDELPYSIRTTSVPRVPERYEVQKQSLELRYRTSLGDLSSWWGLEWAESDVTVRRGTLDESSDYLASGTNVADGTWIRLSAGLRDYQYRGYPWQREGFAWSLQTTQSLQALGSEQDYGLYRLDASTVLPLNDDLTVLALGLRAGSSSGRPPHYEAPKAGGRVRGYTGVDYAARSALTLHTEVRFPLFEDRVQGVVFCDAGRGFDTAFPGLHDLEVGYGAGIRVRTGDWLPVEYIVSADIGFSGEDHEFRLGLGQWF; encoded by the coding sequence GTGGTTCTAAAGAAGCCGTTCGCGCTGCTGGTGGCAGGCCTCATCCTTGGCTGGTCCGTGCCTGCTTTGGCGCAGGCAGGCAACACGATCGAAGATCTCGAAGAGCTTGAAGAGGAGCTGGCGGAAGCGACAGAGTCGCAGGAGCCGGTTCTGGAGTCAGTCGCAGCTGAAGCACCGACAGCATTGGGAAGAGTAGAGCGGATTGAGATCGAGGGGGCAAATCGCCTGCGTCGAAGTGTCATTCGCAGACAGCTGGCATTTCGCACGGGCGAATCGCTGACGCAGTCGGCAGTCGACCGGAGCGTCCAGTTGTTGCGACGGCTCCAGTTGTTTGACCGAAGTCGGGATGGGATCAGGATTGATGTGACGCCATTGGAGACGGAAGCCGCTGCTGCCCCACCTGGAACGCAGCCACTATTGGTGACAGTCCGAGTGCGGCCGGCCCGGGAGTTCACCGGTCTGCCGATTTTGCGCTCCCAGGAGCCATATCTGCTGGGCGCAACCTTCACACACTGGAATGTCTTGGGAGATGCCACTGAGGTCAGCATCACAGGCTACGCCGCGAAGAAGACGACTCACGTTCGATTAAGCATCACCGAGCCACAGCTCTTTGGTGGCCATCAGAGCGGTAGTCTGATAGGGACGTATGACGAGCTCCCCTACTCCATCCGGACCACCTCTGTTCCGCGGGTGCCTGAACGGTATGAGGTGCAGAAACAGAGTCTGGAACTACGGTATCGGACTTCCCTGGGAGATTTGTCCTCCTGGTGGGGACTGGAATGGGCGGAGTCCGATGTCACGGTTCGGCGAGGCACACTGGACGAGAGCAGCGATTATTTAGCATCCGGCACGAATGTCGCCGATGGCACCTGGATTCGGCTCTCGGCTGGTTTGCGGGACTATCAGTACCGCGGGTACCCCTGGCAGCGGGAGGGTTTCGCCTGGAGCCTGCAAACCACCCAGTCGCTGCAGGCCTTGGGGAGTGAGCAGGACTACGGACTCTATCGGCTGGATGCCAGTACAGTCCTTCCCCTGAACGATGATCTGACCGTACTTGCACTCGGACTTCGGGCTGGCAGCAGCAGCGGCCGCCCACCGCATTACGAAGCGCCGAAGGCGGGTGGCCGGGTCCGGGGGTACACGGGAGTCGACTACGCCGCCCGGAGCGCGCTCACGCTACACACCGAGGTCCGGTTCCCTCTCTTCGAGGACCGGGTGCAGGGGGTCGTGTTCTGTGATGCCGGTCGCGGGTTCGATACGGCATTCCCGGGGCTGCATGATCTGGAGGTCGGCTACGGTGCCGGGATTCGGGTCCGGACTGGAGATTGGTTACCGGTGGAGTACATCGTTTCTGCTGATATCGGCTTCAGTGGAGAGGATCACGAGTTTCGTCTGGGATTGGGACAGTGGTTTTAA
- the cspB_1 gene encoding Cold shock protein CspB, with translation MKQLGKVKWFNEAKGYGFIELEGQPDVFVHYSQIEGEGFRTLKEGQTVEYELRETPKGYQAAAVAPAVVQAAA, from the coding sequence ATGAAACAGCTAGGGAAGGTCAAGTGGTTCAATGAGGCCAAAGGCTATGGCTTCATCGAACTCGAGGGGCAGCCGGATGTCTTCGTCCACTACTCACAAATTGAGGGCGAAGGTTTCCGCACCCTGAAGGAAGGCCAGACGGTGGAGTATGAACTTCGGGAAACCCCGAAGGGCTACCAGGCTGCCGCTGTTGCCCCCGCAGTTGTCCAGGCTGCTGCCTGA